The stretch of DNA CACATAAGTAGAGACCGACATTTGAGATTCATAAAGATTGACATCTGGAGAAATTTCCTTATAGTTTTCCACCAATGCCTCTGGAAAATTAGCGGCTAAAATTGATTTTGTTGAATCCAACTGATCTATATCATGCAGCATTAGAGCTACCTCATGAATCATTTCTTCGCTGCCCAACAAACGGCTTAGATCCTTTTGTTGTACAAAAACATTCACTTCTTCAAAAATTGCATTCCCTGTTTCATACAATCCAATAATTTTGAAGGCAGCAGAAGTTAATTCACCATTTGCTTCTTGAAATGTTAAGACTACTTTAGATTTCAATCGAAGTTTTAGTTTTTTAGCCAATCGCTTGCTGACAATAATCGGATTTTTCTTTTTGCTTTTTTCAAAGTATTTGCCCTCTACAATTTTTTGATCCAATTTTGTTAAAGCAGCTTCTTGCTGGGGCAATACCCCTCTAATCTGTACCCCTCTAGATCCTTTTGCGGTTGCCAACATTCCATTGTTGAGGGAACGTGTTGTATAAACAGCAACCGATGGATTGGCTGCTATTTCTTGACTGATTTTTTCAACATTTTTTAAGGTGTACTGTACCTCTTTTTCTTCCTTAAAATCAGGATTGTGAAGTTGAAGGTGTGATATTTCATTTTCAATCGCTCCGTTAATATACGAATCAATAAAGCCTGCCGTAAAAGCTAGAAAAAAGATAAGCGCCCACACCCCAACAATAACAGAACCCATTACCGTAAAACTTCGGATTTTGTTCCGCCAAATATTTCGCCATGCTATTTTTAATATCATGTTCATTATAGTTAATTATGTTATAGATTTCAGCTAAGTAGGAAACAATCCTTGGCAAAAAACAACGGTGTACCTTCTGCCAATTATAGGATTAAGCTCTCATTGCATCAATAGGCTTCATTCTCCATATTTTGAGACAGGGATATAAGGCCAATACAGTCGTTATTATCATAACAATAATTCCCTGCATATAAAAAAGATCGAGGTCTACTGAAGCGGGTAGTTTGGCCTCGATTCCAAACTTGGCATAAGTCTCTGCCATATCACCTGTTACAACAATAGGATTAACCGACAAATAATACATCAAGCCGTAGGAAATAACGATTCCTAACATAGCCCCTAAAAAGCCCAACAAGAGCGTTTCCATCCAAGTAGTTAGAGCCAATTGGCTCCTTTTCATGCCTATAGAAAGCAAAATTCCAAACTCATACTGTCGCTCTTTAGTCATCATTAGAATGGTTCCGAAAATGCCAAAAGAAACAATAAAATAAAGGATAAAAACCGTAATCATATTACTACTTTCTTTCAGGTCTTTCATTTCCATTAAATCGGGCATCATCTCCTTCCAGCCCATAATTTCATAAGTAACTGCCGTATCAATTGTATGGGTTAGTTCCTTTAAGACCTTATCGGCGATGGTTCGATTATCAATCGTTAGAACGGCTGAGGTAATCATTTGATTGGTGCCATAAAACCACTGTGCGGCCGCCAAAGGCATATAAATCATTTTGGAATTTAGGTCTGGAGATCCAAAGGAAACAATCCCCTTAATAGGATATTTACCTGCGGCATTCACCCCTCTATAACCTTGACTTATCAAAACAATAGTATCGCTAATCGTCAATTTTAATTTTTCAGCCAAGCCCTCACTAATCAAAACTGCTTGATCTTCAAGATTAAGATATTCTCCTTGTTTTACTCGTTTTTTTAGCCCCGTCAAATCATCCTCTTTGGTTGGGTCTATTCCAATAACCATAGCACTTTTAGTAATTTTACCAAAAGAAGCTAAGGCAAATGACTCTAAACGAGGAACGACCTCATTAATCCCTTTGGTCTCCATTAGTTGAGTTCTTAAAGAAGCCGTCAACTCAAAAGAATGATCCAAGGAACGATCGTCCCAATACCCTTTCTGAACCACTTGGGCAAAGCCGCTATAAAAACTTACGGAATCATTAATCATTTTGTCAAAGATTCCTCTGTTCATAGAGTTGGTGGCAACAGCCAATAAAACCGCAAAGAAAATAGATGCAGCAGTAATTGCTGTTCGGCGTTTGTTTCGCCAAATATTTCGCCATGCTATTTTTAATATCATTTTTATCAGATTAGTCGTTCATTGATGTTTTACTACAGCGTAAAAAATCTATAGATTAGGTTAGCGAACCCGTTTCATGTTTTGCGTAGAAAAAAATCGAGCATCAAAAGTAGCATCAAACTCTATGCTTTGATATTCCATAATTGTTTTGTGCCCTTCTTCGTCCGCAGGAATCAACACCATTTTAGTAGGCAGAAGTCGCCCTCCTATTTCCTTAATATTTTGCCCATAACTAGTATCCACCAATTCGTCATCTTCATCATAATGCTCTGTTTTAAGGTTCAAATAATTTTTGGTATCGACCCAAATAATTACTTTTCCCCAAACAACAGGAGCATCCTCATTGGGAATGAGTTGGATTTTATAACATAACCTGCCTTCAATCTCTTCTTTGCCAATTATTTCATGGGTATAATCCTTCACAATAGAAGATTGGCGCACCAAATCATCGTTCTTAAAATCCGAGCCCATCCACGACTGCATCATCATAGAGGGAGGCATTTTGATCGTTCGATCAATAGAAGGCTGAAAGTTCCACATTTCTTTTTCTCGTTTGAGATAACTAATTCCCTTTTCTCGTGCAGGAGCTGTAATCAAAATCAATGAGTAGTCTGTTCCATCTGCCCAGCTTTTTAGTTCCATCGTTCTAGACCAAGTAGGGCGTACGATTGTCATTTTCATGCTGGATTTAATACGCCCACCAAAGGCATTTTCATCCATTTTCTGAATAATCTCTTTAGCCGATTGCCCATAAGTGGTTATGGTTAAGCCCAGAGAAAAAAGCATTAAAAAAAAAGTGTTTTTCATGATGTATTTTTTATAAAAAAATAAGGTTCTTTTACAACTTGTATGCTAATCGTAAAACGTAAGGTAAAATGCTTCTATTTTGGGATATTAGAGCCTAGATCACGTTGTTTTTTAACACAGCACCTAAGTTCTAAAATCTAATACCCAAACGGCATAATTAAAGACGTTAATTAAAATTTCCACACAATTAGCTTCGCTGCTACTGCGTGGTTACTACGTGATCCTATGGGTTATCAAAGAGCGAAAAATAATTTATTCATCTTCCTTATGTACCAAAAGACCATAGAAAAAGAAATTGGTCAATTCCATTGTCAATTCCTGTGGGTTCTTATATAAAGCCAGTAGTTTTTCATCCAACATCATCTCTCTCATTTTGTACAGTTGGTAAGCCATAAATTCACGTTTAATATCAGCTCGTACATAACCATCTTTTTGTGCTTGTTCATAATCATCCAATACCATATCCATCATGGCATTTCCTTTTTCTTCTATATAAGTTAGAAGCCCCAACTCTTGGTTCTTGTAGATGTCCATAATAAACTCTTGACTAATATCTTGACTGTTTCTAAACTTAGCCAAAAGTGTCATTCTTACTTTTTCAGAAAAAGAGACCTTACTAGCCATAATACTCTTATATTCTGCTAACCCCTTATTAAAAATAAGGTCCAACAAGGTCTTGGCCAAATCCAGCTTATTGTCAAAAAAACGATAAAAGGTCATCTTACTCACCTTTGCTTCTTTACAAATCTCCTGTATAGAAACCCGTTTAATTCCATGTTTCCAGAATAAACGTCTAGCGGTTTCTAGAATATCCTGGCATTTTGCATTCTCTAAATCTCTACTCATAAATCACAATATATCTTACACACAATATTAAAACTTACGTTTTACGTAAAAAGTTCCTTAAATCGTAAGTTAATAAAACAAACGTAATCTTTTAAATTAATAAATACTTTTTTTCTAATTATTTATGGTTCTTTGATACCCCGAACTGCTACTGTTACCAATTATAGCCTATGACTAATTCGACAAATTCTGC from Aureispira anguillae encodes:
- a CDS encoding ABC transporter permease, producing MILKIAWRNIWRNKIRSFTVMGSVIVGVWALIFFLAFTAGFIDSYINGAIENEISHLQLHNPDFKEEKEVQYTLKNVEKISQEIAANPSVAVYTTRSLNNGMLATAKGSRGVQIRGVLPQQEAALTKLDQKIVEGKYFEKSKKKNPIIVSKRLAKKLKLRLKSKVVLTFQEANGELTSAAFKIIGLYETGNAIFEEVNVFVQQKDLSRLLGSEEMIHEVALMLHDIDQLDSTKSILAANFPEALVENYKEISPDVNLYESQMSVSTYVITVIVMLALIFGIINTMLMAVLERSKELGVLMAVGMKRWQLFMMIIIETLCLGLIAAPIGLLLGYLTVTYYGAVGIDLSAYSEGMDKFGLSDRVYTTLDLASFVTVTVSVAITAILAALYPALKATRLNPVEAMRKI
- a CDS encoding ABC transporter permease; translated protein: MILKIAWRNIWRNKRRTAITAASIFFAVLLAVATNSMNRGIFDKMINDSVSFYSGFAQVVQKGYWDDRSLDHSFELTASLRTQLMETKGINEVVPRLESFALASFGKITKSAMVIGIDPTKEDDLTGLKKRVKQGEYLNLEDQAVLISEGLAEKLKLTISDTIVLISQGYRGVNAAGKYPIKGIVSFGSPDLNSKMIYMPLAAAQWFYGTNQMITSAVLTIDNRTIADKVLKELTHTIDTAVTYEIMGWKEMMPDLMEMKDLKESSNMITVFILYFIVSFGIFGTILMMTKERQYEFGILLSIGMKRSQLALTTWMETLLLGFLGAMLGIVISYGLMYYLSVNPIVVTGDMAETYAKFGIEAKLPASVDLDLFYMQGIIVMIITTVLALYPCLKIWRMKPIDAMRA
- a CDS encoding outer membrane lipoprotein-sorting protein: MKNTFFLMLFSLGLTITTYGQSAKEIIQKMDENAFGGRIKSSMKMTIVRPTWSRTMELKSWADGTDYSLILITAPAREKGISYLKREKEMWNFQPSIDRTIKMPPSMMMQSWMGSDFKNDDLVRQSSIVKDYTHEIIGKEEIEGRLCYKIQLIPNEDAPVVWGKVIIWVDTKNYLNLKTEHYDEDDELVDTSYGQNIKEIGGRLLPTKMVLIPADEEGHKTIMEYQSIEFDATFDARFFSTQNMKRVR
- a CDS encoding TetR/AcrR family transcriptional regulator, giving the protein MSRDLENAKCQDILETARRLFWKHGIKRVSIQEICKEAKVSKMTFYRFFDNKLDLAKTLLDLIFNKGLAEYKSIMASKVSFSEKVRMTLLAKFRNSQDISQEFIMDIYKNQELGLLTYIEEKGNAMMDMVLDDYEQAQKDGYVRADIKREFMAYQLYKMREMMLDEKLLALYKNPQELTMELTNFFFYGLLVHKEDE